From the genome of Vitis riparia cultivar Riparia Gloire de Montpellier isolate 1030 chromosome 11, EGFV_Vit.rip_1.0, whole genome shotgun sequence:
TTATTTCAATATACACTTACTAATGATATTCCTCATCATGTCTTTTAAGATTCAATTTCGTCTCTGAGCCACTTTATTTTGCAACGGTGAGCCCAACATTGTGTATTGAGCAAcaatgtttttttcttatagAAACCTTACAAATGGACTAAGTAATTGTTTCCATTTAGTATACTTACCGTAATATTCTCAACCTTTATCATATTGtattatcttaatttgtttGCTCAATTGTTTTTCTACCTCTActttatagattttgaaagaatttCGTGCTTCAGtcttatcataaaataaatatatatataaataaataaagttgatgaaCTATCTAAccatttaaacatattttaaaggGTCACAAATAATGTTAGTATATGCAATTTCTAGAACATCATACCTCCTCCCTTGACCCTTCTTGATTTTGTTGGTTTGCTTTTCTTTAATGCAGCCCTTGCTTTAATTCATTAATGCAGCCCATACAAATACCAAGGTTAGTAAAATAATGAGACTCATGGATTCCATTATTTACTAATCTGTTAATCCTTTCAACAAGAGATATGACCTAATCTCCCATGCGACAACAAGGAGGATTTCTTCGTTCATAAGACGTGCAAAAAGGCCAGATATGGCTCcactaagaaaataattaaatgcaGGTGCAGGCAGAGAGGAAGACACACAGAGGGAGTACTGTTTTTGCCTTATTTAATTATGGCCTGTAAACGTACGTCAGGAAGGTGGAAATTGATGATATGTCAAAGCCATTGAATCTGGTTCCAGCGGAGGCAGTGTATGCCCCCATGTTATAGAACACTAGCACATCATTCATATGCAGCTCCGGCAGTTGAGATTCAGCCACCACCATGTCCATGGAATCACACGTTGGTCCAAACACAGTCGAACAGAATTTAGCCTTATTCATCCACTCTGATCCTCCAAGCAGCGGTTTCACCATCATGGACGACTTATCATATGCTGGAAGGTTAAAGGATCCGTAGATCCCATCATCAATCCAATACTCTCTCTTCTCGCCTCTCACCCGTTTCCCAATTATATTAGACACCAGCGTGAATGCAGTTTCAGCAAAGAATCTCCCTGGCTCAGCCATTATCTTGAGATCTTCAGATGTTTCAGAACTTGGGAAATAATCATTGATGGCTTCCTTTATGACTGCAGCAATTTCGTGGAACGTTGGGCTTTCCTGGAACCCCCCTCCAATGTCGAGAACATGCATTGGAGGCAGCTTCAGCTGGGCAGCTGCGTCGAACACACCCCTAGCAGAACCTATTGCTCCACGGTACACTTGGGGGTCATTCACTTTAGACCCCACGTGGAATGACACCCCAATTACCCTCAGCCCCGCTGCATTGGCGTGCTGAAGAAGTGGCACCACCTCCTCCCGCAGTGCTCCGAATTTGGCTCCAAGCGAACGCCATGAACCTTTCTCATCATTCGGAGCCTTGATTCGAAGCAGCAAGTCGCATTTTTTATGCCACATTTTAATCTTATCAATCTCCTGCATGGAGTCGAAGGTGGTGAGGTTGACCCCCACACTGGCTGCGTACTTTATATGGGACTCGCCCTTACATGGATTGGCGTACACAATCTGTTGGGCACCAACTCCAAGTGCCATCACCGTCTCAATCTCAGCACGACTTGCGCAGTCGAAGTTTGCGCCCAGTGAGGCAAGCGCAGTGATCAATGGAGGTTGGCAATTGCATTTAACAGCATAGTATGGCACCACGTTGGGAAGAGCTTGTTTCCACATGTCCATGAGCCTCACTACAGCTCCCAAATCCAATATGTAGAATGGCTCACGATCCTTTTGTTTCTGTGAAATTGATCGGATGAGAGCCGTAAATCCATCTCCTGATACTCGGTGAACGTCCCAATTCTTGAGCTGGGTCGCACCCAATCGGAGTTGGAGGCTGGCGGAGGCCGACATTTTTTGAATATCTTGAATGAATGCTCTACCCAATAGGATTACGTTGGAGGCCGTGGATGTGGTACatatatataagtatatatTACTAACATGACCATGCCTCCAGCCTGGGGGAGGCTGATTGACGACATACTGTGCCTCCAGGCTGGTGGAGACTGGAGAGTTAGGAGACTGATTGAATACTGTGAAGGCGATCACATCGCGGCTGAGCATTCAATCATCAAGATATCCTCCAGGCTGGAGGTGATCATGGTGGTTCAAACCCTAATGGTACTTCACACAgcagaattaaaaaaaaattataagattaattaattcatatgaCCAAAGTATCAAGATTTGGGAGATCAACTTTGATATGGTTGTATTATCTCTCGAAGCTtagatattttcaaataatcctTCTGCGCATCCATGCCAGGTATATTAAAAAACGGAGGCGTTGATAACCTTCTGGGCTTCTGATCATTCAATCATTCATGgaaaatctttatatatatatatattccaattGGGTAGCCGACAGTGGCTGGTGGTGGGCCTACCCGTGCAGTGTAGAACTGGACGATGGCATGGACAAGTTTTCATGATGAAAAACTTCTAATTTCCCATGCATCATTTCATGTAAATTTACTGAGTTTATAAACTCTTTTagatttcatttaattttgttacatataaaaatatttcttaattatttgtatttagtgaaaatatattaatttggaTTGGATTATCAGTCttttaattcttattaaaaGGGATATTTTGAAACCATCCTATATGGCTTTGACGAGAGCATAGGAATTTGCCATTGAAAATATGACAACCTACtttggggatttttttaaaaaataaatttaaaaatatgatactttttattactcattttatttttatattaaattcattatttttaaaaagacaattcatttttttgtcaCACAAATTTTCCTAATCATCAAGTAGTGAAATATgcatatattatctttttattttctaccaTTATAATGGAATAGAAAATGTGTCATCTATCATCcataattaaatgaaaacagaataaaaaaaaaaactaaaattggTTCCTACTAAAAATTCATCATTCTATCTTTTCCATGTTCCATattctttcatttaatttttgtaaggGTAAAGTAAGGTGAAATTGAATAAAGTGTAGTTTAAAGTTCTCATGAAAggttcaattattttcaattagttttttttctataattttcttttaacccaaattaatttttattttttacattttagatttgattatataatttttttaaaactttttattaaattaatttatatatataaaaactatatgaggtggatagagatgcgAGGAAGAATGAAAGACACTTAATTGACCGAGGGGAGTTGCAGTTTAGGGTGTGGATATAGGGAAGACTAGTATAACTAATGATTAAGAATTATGAAGAATCATTAGTATCcaataataatttatcatatcattTCTTAATATAACTCACAAGAATAGGATTAAGGATCAATAATTTGTAACCCCATCATtcattaatctcattgttataattattaaaataataatatatgatggttaattttgattttgattttcattcaattaaaaatcCATATCTATCTTTGTAGATTTGATCCTTAGATTCATTAATAGTAGGATCAAATTATAGTAACTAGTGATCAAAGCCTTCCAACAAACCATTGGTTTTTTGATAAGAATCTTCTGTAATTTATGTAGGGTGATCTAACATAGAAAATTTATTCTTATGAATTAAAACTTGAAAGcataattaaactattaaatacATTATCGTTTCTTgttactattttttgaaattttcaccTTCTTGTTAGCATCTCCAGATCAATCAAGTTAACCAAACATGGGCATGCTTGAttgctaagaaaataaaatagaaagattaaaaaaaaagagacctaaaactttattaaatatttgCAAGATGGGAGATCAATCTTCTTTTCTATGTTCCATCATTCTCTCCTGTTCTTAAACCTAGAACTAAAAGAGTTTATATGATAAATTCAATAACCTCACATGTGACACATTTCCATTGGCCAGtcattgtaaagaaaattaaaaaacaacctaaaaatcttaaaatattatgagTTCTAAATAAGTATCATGCATTTCAACTTAGATGGAGGcatttaaaacttgttttaacATGTTTTATGACTTAAAACTCAATCACCAGTgattgaattcaaaattgagGTGAGttccaaatcaattttgaattcataagtGGAGGAAAATTGCTCAATTCAAAATCAAGGTGGTGAGTTTGAAATTCATTGTGAATTTTAAACTCATCCACTGCTAGTTCGCTTCTAATGCGCATAACTTTCTTGTTTCAACTCTGATTTGCACATCGTTTGAAATAttagactcctgacttcctaagctttgaagtTGTATATGACTTACTCAAAATTGACCCTAAGAAATGCTTCAGATTTTATCTTAAATTCAGAGTATGTGTTACTTAGTagattttgagtttcaaatttctATGTGAGCTTGATTGCATTTACTTCAAACCTCCTCTATTATGGTCGCTTGCCCTCAATCTCATTCCATAACATCCATGACTAGTATTTCATGCCTATAACatccattattaatttttgcttcatagatttttttttttctaaattctgtttagtatttttttttattttatattttcataaaatccaacCCTTGCTATTGTTGTAATTTccgatattttaatccttgctAGTAACTAAAGTAAGAAAGACCATTTTGAAGTTTTCCACTCATGGGCATTCATGTTAAGCATGTGGGTGAGTTAGAAGTGTACTTGGAGATGACGTTTATATTCAAATGTTAAAGTATATGGTGGGATGGAGAAAGATGCAAAGAGAATTGTTTGAACGTGTGACATAGTTTCAAGACACATGACAATCTCTATATTATCCCAACAGTTCTCCAAATCAGGTTTTaatataacaaaacaaagttaaTATTACTAAAGGTTCAAATCAAGTTAAGTTTTTGAGGTTTAGTTGTGAAACTTCAAAGAAAACTCAAGcaacaatgaaagaaaatcaatacCATAAAGATTTAGGATCCTTGAAGATTTGAAGTGACTTAGGATTAATTATAAGATGGTATTTGACTGATGCACTGAAGTCTAAATCATTTTCATGCActtagatattaaatttaatcattCCTTAAACTAAAAATGATCATTTTACCAAAGATTTGGATGAAttcttgttttaaattaaactagAGCTAAATTCTTTCTAAACATATCCTAAAAGGTTTTTATAAGCTTAACTTAGGTTGTTGGAAGTTCCAAGCATCAAAATGGGTCTTTTAAGTACTTTATAGTGCAACCGATTAAGGAAGTAAGAAATTGGTTTAACCCATTAAGCTTGATAGGTTGAGGGGTGTCTTTTACACTCTCTCATGTAGTAGTATATTTAATTGATTGCTCTCAATTGGTTAAGAGTCCGAATCCTAATAATCACCTATTAGTGCATTAAATGCATAACAGCTAGTGAACCGGTTAAACTGGTTGCTTAATCGATTGATGCCTATTTGTAGCTTTTAGGGTCCTCAaactagaaacctataaattaaataattttagaacaTTTGTTGATAAGAGAACAATTGTATtc
Proteins encoded in this window:
- the LOC117925477 gene encoding ornithine decarboxylase-like, with protein sequence MSASASLQLRLGATQLKNWDVHRVSGDGFTALIRSISQKQKDREPFYILDLGAVVRLMDMWKQALPNVVPYYAVKCNCQPPLITALASLGANFDCASRAEIETVMALGVGAQQIVYANPCKGESHIKYAASVGVNLTTFDSMQEIDKIKMWHKKCDLLLRIKAPNDEKGSWRSLGAKFGALREEVVPLLQHANAAGLRVIGVSFHVGSKVNDPQVYRGAIGSARGVFDAAAQLKLPPMHVLDIGGGFQESPTFHEIAAVIKEAINDYFPSSETSEDLKIMAEPGRFFAETAFTLVSNIIGKRVRGEKREYWIDDGIYGSFNLPAYDKSSMMVKPLLGGSEWMNKAKFCSTVFGPTCDSMDMVVAESQLPELHMNDVLVFYNMGAYTASAGTRFNGFDISSISTFLTYVYRP